From Pseudomonas sp. LS1212, the proteins below share one genomic window:
- a CDS encoding formate dehydrogenase subunit gamma has product MPDEMLHLPMVNSLLERHKGSPGALLPILHEIQEGIGYIPDATIPEIAHALNQSQAEVRGVISFYHDFRTAPPARHILRLCRAESCQSRGAEQLAAQLRERLQLDDHGSSADGNISLRPVYCLGACACSPALELDGQVHARLSAERLDALLDACQEDA; this is encoded by the coding sequence ATGCCTGATGAGATGTTGCACCTGCCTATGGTCAACAGCCTGCTGGAGCGCCACAAGGGCTCCCCCGGCGCACTGTTGCCGATCCTTCATGAGATTCAGGAGGGCATCGGTTACATCCCCGATGCCACCATCCCCGAGATTGCCCACGCCCTCAACCAGAGTCAGGCCGAGGTTCGCGGGGTGATCAGCTTCTACCATGACTTCCGCACCGCGCCCCCGGCCCGGCATATCCTGCGCCTGTGCCGGGCCGAGTCCTGCCAGAGCCGCGGCGCCGAGCAGCTCGCCGCGCAGTTGCGCGAACGCCTGCAACTGGACGACCACGGCAGCAGCGCCGACGGCAACATCAGTCTGCGCCCGGTGTATTGCCTCGGAGCCTGCGCCTGCTCGCCAGCCCTGGAGCTGGATGGCCAGGTGCATGCGCGGCTCAGCGCCGAGCGCCTGGATGCCCTGCTCGACGCTTGCCAGGAGGACGCATGA
- a CDS encoding PAAR domain-containing protein has protein sequence MADGHFIRLGDKTTCGGTVQEADTRVMMFGIAHAREGDRVTCGKDGKTYVISGGVPYINSHGRLVAGTLDSVSTCPCKATLIPSFFKSTYESSRNAAPPATRTAAQPAAPAASNPSTAPRHSSFAPPTSHPAPTVFGSAVAQEPGFYIVPHTMSGEQVLSQLNPYPAAQLINRIKQLNPSFGHGFKAGELFVLGDPYNPMACTREEAAMMAAATQVREALAPLSEEEANFMARHLAEIALLTGGASEALGVGKDMLDKGLKQVEGTLRSLELLHQREFLAHGHLRSKAFFDTRSQLYSQLDAQLKTAFLNKQLDLGSYDSLRRDLGISTGSPVHHWSRAGASGQILGYATYMEQIAKAAKYLKYGGYIGVGLGAASSYLKVQEVCRAGETQECKKIRFTETGSFAVGLGGGAVIGGLGSLAAPHICAAIGLGTGGIGGVVCVLVVVGGASYFGGAGGGATGERAGEFLYEQTQP, from the coding sequence ATGGCAGACGGACATTTCATTCGCCTGGGTGATAAGACCACCTGCGGTGGCACGGTTCAGGAAGCAGATACACGTGTCATGATGTTTGGTATCGCCCATGCTCGTGAAGGTGACCGGGTCACCTGCGGGAAGGATGGAAAGACCTACGTCATCTCTGGCGGGGTTCCCTACATCAACAGTCATGGAAGACTCGTGGCCGGCACGCTGGACAGCGTCAGCACTTGCCCCTGCAAAGCCACACTGATCCCCTCGTTCTTCAAGTCCACCTACGAGTCAAGCCGAAACGCTGCACCGCCAGCCACCCGAACAGCCGCTCAACCGGCTGCCCCAGCCGCAAGCAACCCCTCGACAGCGCCACGTCATTCCAGTTTCGCTCCCCCAACGAGCCATCCAGCACCAACGGTATTCGGTAGCGCAGTGGCCCAGGAACCGGGCTTCTACATCGTGCCCCATACCATGTCCGGCGAGCAGGTCCTGAGCCAGCTCAATCCATACCCCGCTGCGCAATTGATCAATCGAATCAAGCAGCTCAATCCCTCCTTTGGCCACGGCTTCAAGGCTGGCGAACTCTTCGTCCTCGGCGACCCGTACAACCCCATGGCCTGTACCCGCGAGGAAGCCGCCATGATGGCAGCGGCCACGCAAGTGCGCGAAGCCTTGGCGCCACTGAGCGAAGAAGAGGCCAACTTCATGGCGCGCCATCTCGCCGAAATTGCACTCCTCACCGGTGGTGCGAGCGAAGCGCTGGGCGTCGGCAAGGATATGCTGGACAAGGGGCTCAAGCAGGTCGAAGGCACCCTGCGCAGTCTCGAGCTTTTGCATCAACGGGAATTCCTGGCCCATGGTCACCTGCGAAGCAAGGCGTTCTTCGATACGCGCAGTCAGCTATACAGCCAACTCGATGCCCAGCTGAAAACCGCCTTCCTCAACAAGCAACTCGACCTCGGCAGTTACGACAGCCTGCGTCGCGACCTCGGCATTTCCACCGGTAGCCCGGTGCATCACTGGAGCCGTGCCGGAGCCTCCGGGCAAATTCTCGGGTATGCCACGTATATGGAGCAGATCGCCAAGGCTGCCAAGTACCTGAAGTATGGTGGCTATATTGGCGTCGGATTGGGTGCGGCTTCGTCTTACTTGAAAGTCCAGGAGGTATGTCGTGCGGGAGAAACGCAGGAATGCAAAAAAATCCGTTTCACCGAAACCGGCAGCTTTGCAGTGGGGTTGGGCGGCGGAGCAGTGATAGGAGGCTTGGGAAGCCTGGCAGCACCACATATCTGCGCGGCCATCGGCTTGGGTACGGGTGGCATTGGCGGGGTCGTCTGTGTCCTAGTGGTAGTTGGTGGCGCCTCGTACTTTGGCGGTGCTGGCGGTGGTGCGACTGGCGAACGGGCAGGTGAATTTTTATATGAGCAAACTCAGCCATGA
- a CDS encoding PH domain-containing protein, with amino-acid sequence MIDFNNKGFFNLKQNDEYAERVTSLLLEGEEVIDSYKSMRDGVVFTNKRIISVNVQGITGSKKDFTSLPYKNIVAYSVETSGTFDLDSELEIYFSSLGKVKFEFTGKTSIVEISKYISKHLL; translated from the coding sequence ATGATTGATTTTAACAACAAAGGATTTTTCAATCTGAAGCAGAACGATGAGTACGCAGAGCGAGTCACTTCTCTGCTGCTGGAGGGGGAGGAGGTAATCGACTCCTATAAATCCATGCGCGATGGCGTGGTATTTACCAACAAGCGAATCATCTCGGTAAACGTGCAAGGTATTACCGGAAGCAAAAAAGACTTCACCTCCCTTCCCTACAAAAACATCGTCGCCTACTCCGTGGAGACATCTGGAACTTTTGACCTGGACTCTGAGCTGGAAATATACTTTTCGTCGCTGGGAAAAGTTAAGTTCGAATTTACCGGAAAGACGTCGATTGTAGAAATTTCGAAGTACATATCCAAACATCTGCTCTGA
- a CDS encoding DUF3077 domain-containing protein, with protein sequence MTELTDIKTLGTTTFGRCGQGTQRLFRITPDIPAIQALEHASNLQDCANKLAAQLAMGEGCAQTAWSTFYLGEMAKAIIDDMTATLSRFENH encoded by the coding sequence ATGACCGAACTAACGGACATAAAAACCCTCGGCACCACCACCTTCGGCCGCTGTGGCCAAGGCACCCAACGACTCTTCCGCATCACCCCCGACATCCCCGCCATTCAAGCCCTTGAACACGCCTCCAACCTGCAGGACTGCGCAAACAAACTGGCGGCACAACTGGCCATGGGCGAAGGCTGCGCACAAACGGCATGGTCGACTTTCTATCTCGGAGAAATGGCCAAGGCCATTATCGATGACATGACTGCAACGCTGTCTCGTTTCGAAAATCATTAG
- a CDS encoding integrase family protein, with amino-acid sequence MKRAPSLKLNFTVVTLNALPLPEAGERVTYHDTQVIGLQLRVTSNGTKTFYVFQRVNGKPERVKVGEHPYPITGIDQARRQAKAIIHQIAEGQSPSAAKREDKAKSLTLAEAVDQYVADKRRRTDKLPLKARTVDDYLAMLKPPRLTATGKRTKGGALARLAGKSIYGIGAADIKAVHDENLKCHSRRQAFYAMQTLKAILHFYAVKIPQDPFSTETPEAGRIYIEPAGVSETEPVEHLLNHLGEWWRALHALPPSPVTDYLAFLLLTGCRPGEPLKVLAGDLVNGEIKLIDTKNRSSHLLLLSTQALAIAQRNAAGKVATEPLFNVTPAQANALAHELSATTGIPFVPKMLRSLFASIADELTSASTLKRLMNHKQKSDITDTNYIRKLKETLREAWQKISDFIEAIASDNVVPIRGAAS; translated from the coding sequence ATGAAACGGGCACCCTCTCTCAAGTTGAATTTCACCGTGGTCACGTTGAATGCGCTGCCCCTACCCGAAGCTGGCGAGCGCGTTACCTACCACGACACCCAAGTGATCGGCTTGCAACTTCGCGTCACATCGAACGGCACCAAGACCTTCTACGTCTTCCAGAGGGTGAACGGCAAACCCGAACGGGTGAAAGTCGGCGAACACCCTTACCCAATCACAGGCATCGACCAAGCAAGGCGGCAAGCGAAGGCGATCATCCACCAGATTGCCGAAGGCCAGAGTCCGAGCGCTGCCAAGCGCGAGGACAAGGCCAAGTCCCTGACGCTGGCGGAAGCGGTAGACCAGTACGTCGCCGATAAAAGGAGACGCACCGACAAGCTACCACTGAAGGCACGCACGGTTGACGACTATCTGGCCATGCTCAAGCCCCCTCGGTTGACGGCGACGGGCAAGCGCACCAAAGGAGGAGCACTGGCGCGGCTGGCCGGCAAATCGATTTACGGGATCGGTGCCGCCGATATAAAGGCGGTGCATGATGAAAACCTCAAGTGCCATAGCAGGCGTCAGGCCTTCTACGCGATGCAGACGTTGAAGGCGATCCTGCACTTTTATGCCGTCAAGATCCCGCAGGATCCCTTCAGTACGGAAACCCCCGAAGCGGGGCGCATCTACATAGAGCCGGCCGGTGTCAGTGAAACCGAGCCGGTCGAGCACCTGCTGAATCATCTAGGTGAATGGTGGCGGGCATTGCATGCGCTACCGCCGTCACCCGTGACCGACTACTTGGCCTTCCTGCTATTGACCGGCTGCCGTCCCGGCGAACCGTTGAAGGTACTGGCCGGTGATCTGGTCAACGGCGAGATCAAGCTGATCGACACCAAAAACAGATCCAGCCACCTGTTGCTGCTTTCGACACAAGCGTTGGCTATCGCCCAACGGAATGCCGCAGGCAAGGTAGCGACTGAGCCTTTGTTCAACGTCACCCCGGCGCAAGCGAACGCACTGGCCCATGAACTGTCGGCCACGACTGGTATCCCGTTCGTACCCAAAATGCTGCGCAGTCTGTTCGCCAGCATTGCCGACGAATTGACGTCGGCTTCCACGCTGAAGCGACTGATGAACCACAAACAGAAAAGCGATATCACCGACACCAATTACATCAGAAAGCTGAAAGAGACGTTGCGCGAGGCTTGGCAAAAAATCAGTGACTTCATCGAAGCAATCGCCTCTGACAACGTGGTGCCGATCCGGGGGGCCGCGTCGTGA
- a CDS encoding AlpA family transcriptional regulator: MQDERLTHKATAAYIGVTENTLNTWRCTQRFPIPYIKVGSKVYYWRRDLDAFLESQTVRPAEVV, from the coding sequence ATGCAAGACGAACGGCTGACTCATAAAGCAACTGCTGCCTATATCGGCGTGACTGAAAACACCCTGAATACTTGGCGGTGCACCCAGCGCTTCCCTATTCCGTATATAAAAGTCGGCAGCAAGGTTTATTACTGGCGGCGCGATTTGGATGCGTTCCTGGAATCGCAGACTGTGCGCCCTGCGGAAGTGGTGTGA
- a CDS encoding phage/plasmid primase, P4 family: MKITDCEEDRDRIIRRFNELMEANEHAAQSLLRELGLNQLCDLQAWDPPHWLEGCLIKTLEIVKKEPEPDPVESFHEPVQNPLMEGINAAISFSRGESKYDNCPDQREVASFDDLADAVLNDRSAEKGKIYICAPFAKGYHNNPEKYAGEATWRQKRLAQGRCFLPFDIDGVDCPETAHKVMEYLKRYQGFAYTTSSHTQEAPRFRVVLAQTRETDPEEDVALGKGVQALIEAELGKDKIKFDQSVYGAAQPLFTPLHGAGDFRFTGQPVDVDVMLAQAPTKLSASTVQATAAKQRTAKAPLETAKTDDPILRILNELDMVRGDQGGGKFNIECPYAHEHTMDGGEGETVYYQAHTGGYAQAHIHCLHGHCAERKTNEFMAALGARYAQETGKQADWDVNKLVDFNNQGKPAGVAPLQAKHLITDQANAVRLQKAVGGSVIHTAGKWRVWDGTHWREDEPAAFRLTCTLSSMIDAEATEWETKPYTSNEERDRNKAVAGALRKWSTKSEMLDRLNAAFNLLRRLVTVPADSLDSDPYALNVANGTIDLRTGELHPHDKDDLITHCIPIPYDPKAEAPTFKRVLSEIAGGSKALVDFFQRWFGYGATGVTSEQKFAVHHGDGANGKSLLLDTVSGVLGSYAGTAAPGLLMDGGQNRHPAEVADLFGMRLVAAHESGEGALLNEDRIKQATGSDKLKARHMRQDFFEFSPTHTLNLLTNHKPQIRGQDLGIWRRVMLIPYGVTFGTKLEVEQGLAHHLRDDHLYEALKVEAAGILTWIVRGAVQWYMTGLRPPDIVLAAGAEYRSEQDRVGQFISECCKVGPEQVMPCDVTYDDYKEWALACGYRPLAKMRFCDAVEKRPGITKGRARIQWLGNTRQCECFTGLSVLSKLDREV, from the coding sequence ATGAAAATTACCGACTGTGAGGAAGATCGTGACCGCATCATCAGGCGCTTTAACGAACTGATGGAGGCGAACGAGCATGCAGCGCAATCACTCCTGAGGGAATTGGGGCTTAACCAGCTGTGCGACCTTCAGGCGTGGGATCCCCCCCACTGGTTGGAAGGGTGCCTGATCAAAACGCTGGAGATAGTCAAAAAAGAACCAGAACCCGACCCTGTTGAATCCTTCCATGAACCGGTGCAAAACCCGTTAATGGAGGGCATTAATGCTGCCATCAGTTTTTCACGCGGCGAAAGCAAGTATGACAACTGCCCCGACCAGCGCGAAGTCGCCAGCTTCGACGATTTGGCTGATGCCGTATTGAATGATCGGAGCGCGGAGAAGGGCAAGATCTACATCTGCGCGCCATTCGCCAAGGGGTATCACAACAACCCGGAAAAGTATGCAGGTGAAGCAACGTGGCGGCAAAAGCGGTTGGCCCAAGGGCGCTGCTTTTTGCCTTTTGACATCGATGGAGTCGATTGCCCCGAGACCGCGCACAAGGTGATGGAATATCTGAAGCGTTATCAGGGCTTCGCCTATACCACGAGCAGCCACACGCAAGAGGCACCACGCTTTCGGGTGGTGTTGGCGCAGACCCGCGAGACTGATCCAGAGGAGGACGTTGCACTTGGCAAGGGCGTACAGGCGCTGATCGAGGCCGAGCTGGGTAAAGACAAGATAAAGTTCGATCAATCGGTCTACGGGGCTGCACAGCCTTTATTTACCCCCTTGCACGGGGCGGGGGATTTTCGCTTCACCGGCCAGCCGGTGGATGTGGATGTGATGCTGGCGCAGGCCCCCACGAAGCTTTCAGCTTCGACGGTGCAGGCAACCGCTGCAAAGCAGCGGACGGCAAAAGCCCCGCTGGAAACGGCCAAGACCGACGATCCTATACTGCGCATCTTGAACGAACTGGACATGGTGCGCGGCGATCAAGGGGGCGGCAAATTCAATATCGAGTGCCCTTACGCACATGAGCACACCATGGATGGCGGAGAGGGTGAAACTGTTTATTACCAGGCGCATACAGGCGGGTATGCCCAGGCGCACATCCATTGCCTGCACGGGCATTGCGCAGAGCGCAAAACCAATGAATTCATGGCTGCGCTGGGGGCGCGATATGCGCAGGAAACCGGGAAGCAGGCAGATTGGGACGTTAACAAGCTGGTGGACTTCAACAACCAGGGAAAACCCGCTGGTGTTGCACCACTGCAAGCCAAGCACCTGATAACCGATCAGGCCAACGCGGTGCGCCTGCAAAAAGCCGTGGGCGGCAGCGTTATCCACACGGCCGGTAAATGGCGGGTATGGGATGGTACGCACTGGCGCGAGGATGAACCGGCCGCCTTCCGGCTGACCTGCACCCTGTCGAGCATGATCGACGCCGAAGCCACGGAGTGGGAAACCAAGCCGTATACCAGTAATGAGGAACGTGATCGCAATAAGGCCGTTGCCGGGGCCCTGCGCAAGTGGAGTACCAAATCAGAAATGTTGGACCGCCTGAACGCGGCCTTCAACCTGTTGCGGCGGCTGGTGACGGTGCCAGCCGATAGCCTGGACAGCGACCCTTATGCACTCAACGTGGCGAACGGCACCATCGACCTGCGCACGGGTGAACTGCACCCGCACGACAAAGATGACCTGATTACCCACTGTATCCCCATTCCTTATGACCCGAAGGCCGAGGCGCCCACGTTCAAGCGGGTGCTGTCCGAGATAGCCGGTGGGAGCAAGGCCCTTGTTGACTTCTTTCAACGTTGGTTCGGCTATGGCGCCACCGGCGTGACCAGCGAACAGAAATTCGCCGTGCATCACGGTGACGGCGCCAACGGCAAGTCACTGCTGCTGGATACGGTCAGCGGTGTACTTGGTTCCTATGCGGGAACGGCTGCGCCGGGGCTGCTGATGGATGGTGGGCAGAACCGGCACCCGGCGGAGGTTGCCGACCTGTTCGGCATGCGCCTGGTAGCGGCGCATGAATCCGGCGAAGGCGCGCTGCTGAATGAGGACAGGATCAAGCAGGCGACCGGCAGCGACAAGCTGAAGGCCCGGCACATGCGCCAGGACTTCTTCGAGTTTTCACCGACCCACACCCTCAACCTGTTGACCAACCATAAGCCGCAGATCCGGGGGCAGGACCTGGGGATCTGGCGCCGGGTCATGTTGATCCCGTATGGCGTGACGTTCGGGACGAAGCTCGAAGTAGAACAGGGTCTGGCCCATCACCTGCGCGACGATCATCTATACGAGGCGTTGAAGGTGGAAGCGGCCGGTATCCTGACCTGGATCGTACGGGGCGCGGTCCAGTGGTACATGACTGGACTCAGGCCACCGGATATCGTCCTGGCCGCAGGGGCCGAGTACCGCAGTGAACAGGATCGCGTCGGCCAGTTCATCAGCGAGTGCTGCAAGGTCGGCCCCGAGCAGGTCATGCCGTGCGACGTCACCTATGACGACTATAAAGAGTGGGCTTTGGCTTGTGGCTATCGCCCGCTTGCGAAAATGAGGTTCTGCGATGCGGTTGAAAAGCGGCCGGGTATCACCAAGGGGCGGGCGCGCATCCAATGGTTGGGCAACACCCGGCAATGCGAGTGTTTCACCGGGCTCAGTGTCCTCTCCAAACTGGACAGGGAGGTGTAG
- the queA gene encoding tRNA preQ1(34) S-adenosylmethionine ribosyltransferase-isomerase QueA, producing the protein MRVADFAFELPDSLIARHPLAERHSSRLLTLDGPSGALAHRQFTDLLEHLRPGDLMVFNNTRVIPARLFGQKASGGKLEILVERVLDSHRVLAHVRSSKSPKPGSQILLEGGGEAEMVARHDALFELRFSEEVLPLLDRIGHMPLPPYIDRPDEGADRERYQTVYAERSGAVAAPTAGLHFDDELLAAIKAKGVEMAFVTLHVGAGTFQPVRVERLEDHHMHKEWLEVGQDVVDAVAACRERGGRVVAVGTTSVRSLESAARDGVLKPFSGDTDIFIFPGRPFHVVDALVTNFHLPESTLLMLVSAFAGYPETMAAYKAAVENGYRFFSYGDAMFITRNPAPQAPKEIAPEDPA; encoded by the coding sequence ATGCGCGTCGCCGATTTTGCCTTTGAGCTCCCTGATTCCCTGATCGCTCGCCACCCTTTGGCCGAGCGCCATAGCAGCCGCCTGCTGACCCTGGATGGGCCGAGCGGGGCGCTGGCACACCGTCAGTTCACTGATTTGCTGGAGCATTTGCGCCCTGGCGATCTGATGGTGTTCAACAATACCCGGGTGATTCCGGCGCGTTTGTTTGGCCAGAAGGCCTCCGGCGGCAAGCTGGAGATTCTGGTGGAGCGCGTGCTCGACAGCCATCGGGTGCTGGCCCATGTGCGTTCGAGCAAGTCGCCCAAGCCGGGCTCGCAGATTCTGCTCGAGGGCGGTGGTGAGGCTGAAATGGTCGCGCGCCATGATGCCTTGTTCGAGCTGCGCTTCTCTGAAGAAGTGCTGCCGCTGCTCGACCGCATCGGCCATATGCCGTTGCCGCCTTATATAGACCGCCCCGACGAAGGCGCCGACCGTGAGCGTTACCAGACGGTCTATGCCGAGCGCTCCGGTGCGGTGGCGGCGCCGACCGCCGGGCTGCATTTCGATGACGAGCTGCTGGCGGCGATCAAGGCCAAGGGCGTCGAGATGGCGTTCGTTACCCTGCACGTGGGGGCCGGGACCTTTCAGCCGGTGCGCGTGGAGCGTCTCGAAGACCACCACATGCATAAAGAGTGGCTGGAAGTCGGTCAGGACGTGGTCGATGCCGTGGCTGCTTGCCGTGAGCGCGGCGGCCGAGTGGTGGCAGTAGGCACTACCAGCGTGCGTTCGCTGGAAAGCGCAGCACGCGACGGTGTGCTCAAGCCGTTCAGCGGCGACACCGATATCTTTATTTTCCCGGGACGGCCGTTTCATGTGGTCGACGCCCTGGTCACCAACTTTCATTTGCCGGAGTCCACGCTGTTGATGCTGGTCTCGGCCTTCGCCGGTTATCCCGAGACCATGGCGGCCTACAAGGCTGCGGTGGAAAACGGCTACCGCTTCTTCAGTTACGGTGATGCGATGTTCATCACCCGCAATCCGGCGCCGCAAGCCCCCAAGGAAATCGCGCCCGAGGATCCAGCATGA
- the tgt gene encoding tRNA guanosine(34) transglycosylase Tgt, whose product MSFELLATDGKARRGRLTFPRGVVETPAFMPVGTYGTVKGMLPRDVEATGAQIILGNTFHLWLRPGMEVIKAHGDLHDFMQWNGPILTDSGGFQVFSLGAMRKIKEEGVTFASPVDGAKVFMGPEESMQVQRDLGSDIVMIFDECTPYPADEDVARISMELSLRWAQRSKNAHGENTAALFGIVQGGMHQDLRMRSLEGLDKIGFDGLAIGGLSVGEPKHEMIRVLDYLPGQMPADKPRYLMGVGKPEDLVEGVRRGVDMFDCVMPTRNARNGHLFIDTGVLKIRNAFHRHDDSPLDPTCDCYTCQNFSRAYLHHLDKCGEMLGSMLNTIHNLRHYQRLMAGLREAIQQGTLAAFVDAFYAKRGLPVPPLD is encoded by the coding sequence ATGTCCTTTGAGTTGCTGGCCACTGACGGTAAAGCGCGTCGTGGCCGCCTGACTTTCCCCCGTGGCGTCGTCGAGACCCCGGCTTTCATGCCGGTGGGCACCTATGGCACGGTCAAGGGCATGTTGCCCCGGGATGTCGAGGCCACCGGTGCTCAGATCATCCTCGGCAATACCTTCCACCTGTGGCTGCGCCCGGGCATGGAAGTGATCAAGGCGCACGGTGACCTGCACGATTTCATGCAGTGGAACGGCCCGATCCTGACCGACTCCGGCGGTTTCCAGGTGTTCAGCCTGGGCGCCATGCGCAAGATCAAGGAAGAGGGCGTGACCTTCGCTTCCCCGGTCGATGGCGCCAAGGTGTTCATGGGCCCGGAAGAGTCGATGCAGGTCCAGCGCGACCTGGGCTCGGACATCGTGATGATTTTCGACGAGTGCACGCCGTACCCGGCCGACGAAGACGTGGCGCGCATCTCCATGGAGCTGTCGCTGCGCTGGGCCCAGCGTTCCAAGAACGCCCACGGTGAAAACACCGCGGCGCTGTTCGGCATCGTCCAGGGGGGCATGCACCAGGACCTGCGCATGCGTTCGCTCGAAGGCCTGGACAAGATCGGCTTCGACGGCCTGGCCATCGGTGGCCTGTCGGTGGGCGAGCCCAAGCATGAAATGATCAGGGTGCTCGACTATTTGCCAGGTCAGATGCCGGCTGACAAACCTCGTTACCTTATGGGGGTGGGCAAACCGGAAGATCTCGTTGAGGGTGTGCGCCGCGGCGTCGACATGTTCGACTGCGTGATGCCCACGCGCAATGCGCGCAACGGTCATCTGTTTATCGATACAGGCGTGCTGAAGATCCGTAACGCGTTCCATCGCCATGATGATTCGCCGCTCGATCCAACCTGTGACTGCTACACCTGCCAGAACTTCTCCCGCGCGTATCTGCACCATTTGGACAAGTGCGGCGAAATGCTGGGTAGCATGTTGAATACCATCCACAATTTGCGGCATTACCAGCGCCTGATGGCTGGTTTACGCGAGGCTATTCAACAAGGTACATTGGCCGCCTTTGTCGATGCCTTCTATGCCAAGCGCGGGCTGCCTGTGCCGCCTTTGGACTGA
- the yajC gene encoding preprotein translocase subunit YajC — translation MSFLIPAAFADAAAPAAAAGPAGTGFEWIFLVGFLVIFYLMIWRPQAKRAKEQKNLLSSLQKGDEVVTSGGIAGKITKVADDFVVVEVSDNVELKFQKGAIAATLPKGTLKAI, via the coding sequence ATGAGCTTTCTGATCCCTGCCGCTTTCGCGGACGCTGCTGCACCTGCCGCTGCTGCTGGCCCTGCCGGTACCGGCTTTGAGTGGATTTTCCTGGTTGGCTTCCTGGTCATCTTCTATCTGATGATCTGGCGCCCACAGGCCAAACGTGCCAAAGAGCAGAAAAATCTGCTGAGCAGCCTGCAAAAAGGCGACGAAGTCGTTACTTCCGGTGGTATTGCCGGCAAAATCACCAAGGTTGCCGATGACTTCGTGGTTGTCGAAGTGTCCGACAACGTTGAGCTGAAGTTCCAGAAGGGCGCCATCGCTGCGACCCTGCCCAAGGGCACGCTCAAAGCGATCTAA